DNA sequence from the Antedon mediterranea chromosome 7, ecAntMedi1.1, whole genome shotgun sequence genome:
AGCCTAAAACAAGCATTATTAAACTAGGAATTGTCAATCTTCTCGGATtccaattaattgttttccatCATTATCAGATAAAAATATCCAAATAAAAATGAACATACTACACATTTGGAACATTTGAGAACAACAGACCTCAGAAAAATAAATATCGGAAAGTTTATGAAAGCCTGTCAAAATTATAGAGGgcattataacaattttttttgttaagaTAGTGGCAACTGCAGTATAATAGTAAACATGGGTATGTCAGGTGTGCCAAAAGGCTGATAATGCGGTGCCAACTGAATTCAAGGTATTAAACAGCAGATGAATTTATTTAGTTAGTATCTAGATAattatatacttatattataaaattaaaaataataaaattgtatacaaaatcaggatatttattttgattatccACAAAATTAGGAAACTCACATTAGCGGAAGAGGACACAAAATATCCAGCGACATCGGGAGACTCACACGATTATCGGGAGAGTTTGGGTATCTGAGTCATTCATTCCAAGTGCATCCATGTTTTACTAGAATTAGGGAATACCTATTTGATACAAAGAAATACAAATACTAGGTAACTTTGGTTTACTGATGAACAATGTCAATCCAGATTGAACTGGTTtggtgtatatatatatatatatatatatatatatctagtTACAATAACTTACTGACCAAATTTTTTGTATCTGGATCAGACTGGTTTTATCTGGAACTTGCAATCattcattataaataattttgacaaaaattcaGAGTGATTTGAACTATCCTTGATTGTAGTATCTTGAAAGATCTACACTAGCTGTAATACAATACACTCGGATCATTTGTATGATTTGATCTGGAATTGTGGTTCCTACTAGCTTCTGATCTACAGTACTATCTGTCTGTTTATAATTCACTAAGTAGATCATATGTATCCggatcaaactggtttgatctGGAACTGTGATTACTTTTTGTTTGTGGTATCTTGTAATATCCAGCTGCCTGTTTATAATACACTAAGTAGATCATATATATCCggatcaaactggtttgatctGGAACTGTGACTACTTCTTGTTTGTGGTATCTTGTATGATCTAACTGTCTATTTATAATTCACTAAGTAGATCTAGCTGTCTGTTTATAATTCATTAAGGAAATTATCTGTATCCGGATCAGTTTGACCTGGAACTGTGGTTACTTCTTGTTTGTGGTATCCTGTAAGATCTACTACCTGTCTAATTATTATTCACCAAGTAGATCATCTGTATTTGGATCAGACTGGTTTGATCTGGAACTGTGGTTTCTTTACGTATGTGGTATCTTATAAAATCTAGCTGTCTGTTTATAGTTCACTAAGTAGATCATCTGTATCCGGATCAGACTGGTTTGATCTGGAACTGTGGTTCCTTCTTGTTTGTGGTGTTTTTGCTTTACTAGATGGAGTCCTGTTGtcaaaaaaacatacaaatatatGTTTTACTAATCTAAATAAATTTCATGTGTGAACATACTGTTATATATTAATGGTAAAGTTTTGATGAATGAAATAAATCACATGTAAAACAAACCTTGTTGTTGTTTGCTTTGTTTTTGTTGGTAATATTACAGATGTTCCAGAATCTGGAACCTTCTTTGTAGCTGTTTTACGTATCCTCCTGCAAAAACAGTATTTGTACACATTAAAGCTAATGTCACAAAAACGAAATGTGGTGAGGTTATAAACATACTATTATAGGGAGTTTTAGATTTGCAATGACTATTGTAtctcatgttaattcattgtgcacATGTTGGGATATTGGGACGTGTTTCCTCGCACTCCACCTCGACACAGTTTTGATGGTTTCAGGGTCCAAGCGATGACCGACTGTCCAAGTTGCCAGTCGTCTCAAATCAAAAGGTTGATGTTCTAATTTCTCTAGAGGGCCTTCTCCTATATTTATGTACATGCGCATACaagtttttgtatattatgtgatGACTCTAGCTTTGAACAAACCGACAAGATAGTCACCTTCTCGATGAACTTTGGATAGTAGTGAGTTCATCGTCATCATCGTCCAACAAGAGAGAATCATTCTCCACCATATCAACTTTTAGCTTTTTTGTCTTCTGTTTTAATTCCACATCCTGAAAAAAGAAGAATAAAATATGGAAGAACAGAAATAATTATAAGAGCCATCCCATGCATACACATTTGATAGACAATGCAGTGCAAAACAGGAAACAAATATAATGCTTTAAGAGTACTGTATCTGTTACTAGTAAAGCTTGAGATGCAATGCACTAGGATGCAATGCAAGGACGCAAGTGACGTGATGGATCATCCAAACTGCCGCTTGAATGTGATGGTTCAACTCACTTACATTGTGCCTGTCGTGTTGCATTCTGGTGCGACCAAGCTTAAAGATACCTGCCTCAGGGaggttttcaaatgtagttttaaacCTTCTCAGGACCATTCAGTCAGTTTGATACACCATTgcgatgtggccaaatatggtagtgataacatcattgtgtccatactGTATACGGGCACATCCCATTtgatcaagtttgatagtgtagacagagcttaatagctGAATTTTGTACAACAAACTCTTTGTCTCTTATATTAACGatatacatatactgtatatacttatttCAATTTGTAACTACAAATGCagcataaaatattttaaatgagtCGTTTAATTTTTTACAGGCTCAAAATTTAAGTGCAAATTAGGATTTGTTTGTTAAAACATACCCTTAATCTAAATTCATCGTCTGTGCTAATTTCTTCTTTGTCTTCATGATCACTAATATCTACCTCCATTGTGGTTTGATCCGTCTTCTGTTGTTGATTTCTCTCTCTTTTATTTTCAGAGTCCTTCACTTTAATAAAATATCTTAATATGAACCTCCATGTTTGTTTGTaatcaacaaattaattttgttgttatGGTATAACggatatttattataaaatttgggaaatttgaatatttaaatgcTAATTTGTTTTTGAGTCTTCTTTAaagaacttagtacatctttcgagacgagtaggggggggggggggttacccacacacacagccactgatcatagcTGGGCCCcctgggagaacagtctttgactgaagagcctaataataataattgatgtgattttccattgaaaaaaaacccccaatATATTGAACTTTAAAACCAAAGAGGTCATTAGTATGAAATATTTTAGaaattacatttaatacaattatattacagaaaatattttaattatgctTATTTTTAAGGCCTGGTTGTTGCTCCTAATAAAATTCATTGCAAACCATGAAAACccaaaaaacaatgaaaatggTCGTGGAAAAGAGATCCAGATGACCAATCATAACCTAGTCTCATTTTAAACTTGTATTTATGCAAGGTCACATGGAAAACATTTGTGTCACGCTGTTCTATGAAACAGAACAGAGATGCGAATGCTTTCAGGACTATCCGCCTATAAAATACAATGAAACAACGGCGATCAGTGACTTACAGTTTTCTCGCAGCTGTCTTATTTTAGCTTTCTTGTCATTCACGATAACTTGAaacttaaaagaaaacaaaaaatgttttagaaaaattgaaGAACTTATAATTTGTATTGAATTTCATGAATagaaattttaatatatatttaatatgataaatgtcttctttcttgtcTATTAAGTGTTGATAGATATGTTACATTAACAACCCTTTGTCTGCTCCAATTTCTGAAATCAAAAGCTCCAGGCccttatcaaaatattttaaagatgtattgtcccctaaatcatgaaaaataaagatttataaatcagactttggataggccattttgcagttttaatgaagtttttttatactaaagaaaaaagaaatgatTTCACTTACGAAAAGACAGAATAAACAgtaaaatttaactaaaaacaattttctaactattttaactattttt
Encoded proteins:
- the LOC140054255 gene encoding uncharacterized protein isoform X3 — translated: MDLADFTAQTQSALFQRETKHIAFQYDVKDSVLDKVFSWKKVMAGGIKYQLGSIKLTAVDDTCTATQELYTFAISQMKILQDSIRTLEKENDRLSRERRKAVQLLEQCSTAKIDLENDLYSKFQVIVNDKKAKIRQLRENLKDSENKRERNQQQKTDQTTMEVDISDHEDKEEISTDDEFRLRDVELKQKTKKLKVDMVENDSLLLDDDDDELTTIQSSSRRRIRKTATKKVPDSGTSVILPTKTKQTTTRTPSSKAKTPQTRRNHSSRSNQSDPDTDDLLSEL